Proteins found in one Homalodisca vitripennis isolate AUS2020 chromosome 4, UT_GWSS_2.1, whole genome shotgun sequence genomic segment:
- the LOC124359667 gene encoding calcium-activated chloride channel regulator 1-like, translating into MAFSVFCVVVPLLAVYSASANPITMVGSGYEGITVSIDATVPAENCGIILANLEVAANSASQALHHALDGRAHWSSVTVLLPSHWPDSCVPAHIPVPSQGETPDIRIGATHPVYGDTAWTQQSRPCGQQGDFIYLSHRLLLEPRDVGRMLLREWAKYRYGVFDEVGYSGDGVYPACYHGDLTQDIQINGCSDKALQHAGECHSGMPLNVSHSVHPDAKSSLLFTTEPEHITRFCDTITHDRFAPTKHNSLCGHRSITEVIRSHRDFQDSIGENIAVNTTPNIVYKRATLTRYVVVIEDTKDMLIRESWSFLRLALRKWVVHDLPSNTEVGLVSANESNAQRLRGLSPLQSPGARDLVASNIPYTPGDTRAPACLSCGIKEAVQMLQDREKMGGPAASIIVVIAPGTSEHAPELDMVIEEVSDANMKLATITYPAQLRARPLDWLANATGGAAYTVNESRYNMATSFLSTYFKLTNVMWNMMETYYQGDVADLPIEIHRRELLDDGRNSVTGSFVLEEWLGEPAKFFIFTHNTENPLIRGVSLVSPSHRVFSTRSDSLMSLKLLSLPANINETGTWTYNIERFSGSPQPHYVQVMATPWTRTAPIVRARLWTSETNNPFILYTEVKRGDWPVLGARVEVTVTRPETNGSGIHREKFELLDTGSGDPDLMKGDGIYSRYFSPSVGGPGVYTFEVSVTDNGNTAYSWQHEMRQPGRNLELSPNCCGSFMPTPSVEPLSPFQRVLPPITVSFNKDVVMNPAVVGRVGDLKAEILPAELKARLSWTAPDMGGTSVTRYEVKYALTIGEILDSFDSATAWTHATPFPLAPGSETSFTIDLTRNPSLLDQTLFVAVRGFKDQSPDAIPGPVSNWVRVLVPSPPPPPPPAPTYPSSPTEDIWPQPDESVIPRIADRLDFNLELILPVIIGVIVLALCLTIYCYLCIIRRKKPEKSSQSNSQHPEKPLNVSIVPTTPTSNANISISTPIMNSPTRSEPDARTMSPQFEPCLIDPDDPKKRYSMAQYNDTHMMTREGVVPNSNGHLSVISANHANHHQNGTLVRGRTLSPYQSWTASQLLHEHERRHSPYGQVGEEYLQQEQQYAPPVPPLPAYNQQDIYGNHQQQTVPPPGQFINGYHRNGNLMLFNPSLQGSLSSVSSGDRKKRNVTMV; encoded by the exons GTGGCCGCCAACTCCGCCTCTCAAGCTCTTCACCACGCTTTGGACGGCCGTGCCCACTGGTCCAGTGTGACAGTACTACTTCCTAGCCACTGGCCTGACTCCTGCGTGCCGGCCCACATCCCTGTCCCCTCTCAGGGCGAGACCCCGGACATCCGCATAGGCGCTACCCATCCCGTTTACGGCGACACCGCCTGGACTCAGCAGTCTCGACCTTGCGGCCAACAAGGAGACTTCATCTACCTCAGCCACCGACTTCTCCTGGAGCCCAGAGATGTTG GACGAATGCTCCTGCGGGAGTGGGCCAAGTACAGATATGGTGTGTTTGATGAGGTGGGTTATTCCGGTGATGGTGTCTACCCTGCCTGCTACCATGGTGACCTCACCCAGGACATCCAGATCAACGGCTGCTCTGACAAAGCCCTTCAGCATGCAGG GGAATGCCACTCCGGGATGCCGCTTAACGTATCACACTCTGTGCACCCCGACGCCAAGTCTTCCCTCCTATTCACAACCGAACCAGAACATATCACCCGCTTCTGTGATACCATCACTCATGACCGCTTCGCTCCAACCAAACACAACTCACTGTGTGGCCATCGCAGCATCACAGAGGTCATCCGTAGCCATCGGGACTTCCAGGACAG TATCGGCGAAAACATTGCAGTGAACACAACACCTAATATTGTGTACAAGCGAGCGACCTTGACACGATACGTAGTTGTCATTGAAGACACCAAAGATATGTTGATCAGG GAGTCGTGGAGTTTCCTCCGCCTGGCATTGCGGAAGTGGGTTGTTCACGATCTCCCCAGCAACACAGAGGTTGGGCTAGTCTCAGCGAATGAGAGCAATGCTCAGCGTCTGCGGGGTCTGAGTCCTCTGCAGAGTCCTGGGGCTCGAGATCTCGTTGCCTCCAACATCCCCTACACTCCTGGTGACACGCGAGCCCCTGCCTGTCTCAGCTGTGGAATCAAGGAAGCTGTACAG ATGCTCCAAGACAGAGAAAAGATGGGTGGCCCAGCCGCTTCAATCATTGTGGTAATTGCCCCTGGAACATCGGAACATGCTCCAGAGCTCGATATGGTGATTGAAGAGGTCAGTGATGCCAATATGAAACTGGCCACAATCACATATCCCGCACAGCTGCGGGCTAGACCCCTGGATTGGCTGGCCAACGCTACAGGTGGAGCAGCGTACACTGTCAACGAGTCTCGATACAACATGGCTACCTCATTCCTCTCTACATATTTCAAGTTAACCAATGTCATGTGGAACATGATGGAGACCTACTATCAGGGGGATGTTGCCGATCTCCCTATTGAG ATCCACAGAAGGGAGTTGCTGGATGACGGCCGGAACAGTGTCACTGGCAGTTTTGTCCTGGAGGAGTGGTTGGGTGAGCCAGCCAAGTTCTTCATCTTCACCCACAACACTGAGAACCCTTTGATTCGTGGAGTATCACTTGTCAGTCCCTCACACCGAGTATTCTCTACTCGCTCTGACTCGCTAATGTCGCTCAAACTGCTCTCGCTGCCTGCCAATATAAACGAG ACTGGCACCTGGACTTACAACATCGAGCGATTCTCTGGCAGCCCACAGCCCCACTATGTGCAGGTGATGGCCACCCCCTGGACCCGAACTGCTCCTATAGTACGTGCCCGCCTCTGGACGAGCGAAACCAACAACCCCTTCATCTTGTACACTGAG GTGAAACGTGGAGACTGGCCCGTGTTGGGAGCTCGTGTGGAAGTTACTGTCACCCGACCGGAGACTAATGGATCTGGCATCCACAGGGAGAAGTTTGAGCTGCTCGATACTGGCAGTGGAG ATCCAGACCTGATGAAGGGTGACGGTATATATTCCCGATACTTCAGCCCTAGTGTAGGAGGTCCTGGAGTTTACACCTTTGAAGTTTCAGTCACAGATAATGGCAACACTGCTTACTCCTGGCAACACGAGATGAGACAACCTGGCCGCAACCTTGAACTTT caCCAAACTGCTGCGGAAGCTTCATGCCCACTCCGTCAGTAGAACCTCTGTCACCATTCCAGCGAGTTCTGCCACCGATCACTGTGTCTTTCAACAAGGATGTGGTGATGAATCCAGCAGTAGTTGGGCGAGTCGGGGATCTTAAGGCAGAAATTCTCCCGGCTGAGTTAAAGGCAAGACTCAGCTGGACAGCCCCGGACATGGGAGGCACCTCGGTCACGAGATACGAGGTTAAATATGCCCTGACTATTGGAGAGATCCTGGACAGCTTTGACAGCGCCACAGCCTGGACACACGCAACACCCTTTCCACTAGCTCCCGGCTCCGAGACCTCCTTCACCATCGATCTGACCAGGAATCCATCTCTGCTTGACCAAACTCTTTTTGTCGCTGTCAGAGGATTCAAGGATCAATCACCAGATGCTATTCCCGGTCCTGTATCAAACTGGGTGAGAGTGTTAGTTCCATCCCCTCCCCCACCTCCTCCACCAGCACCCACCTACCCCTCCTCGCCGACTGAAGACATATGGCCCCAGCCTGATGAGAGTGTCATCCCACGAATTGCCGACAGGTTGGACTTCAATCTCGAATTGATATTACCGGTGATCATCGGTGTCATTGTTCTCGCCCTCTGTCTCACAATCTATTGTTACTTGTGCATCATCAGGCGAAAAAAGCCTGAGAAGTCATCTCAGAGTAATTCTCAACACCCAGAAAAACCTTTAAACGTTTCAATTGTCCCGACAACTCCCACGAGCAATGCCAACATCTCTATCTCAACACCCATCATGAACTCCCCCACCCGGTCAGAACCAGATGCAAGAACCATGTCCCCACAGTTTGAGCCCTGCCTGATCGATCCTGATGATCCTAAGAAACGTTACAGCATGGCCCAGTATAACGATACCCACATGATGACCAGGGAAGGTGTTGTGCCCAACTCAAATGGCCACTTGAGTGTCATCAGTGCCAATCATGCCAACCACCACCAAAATGGGACACTGGTACGAGGGCGAACGCTCAGCCCTTACCAGTCATGGACCGCCTCGCAGCTGCTACACGAGCACGAGAGGAGGCACAGCCCCTATGGTCAAGTGGGAGAGGAGTACTTACAGCAGGAGCAGCAGTATGCACCCCCTGTGCCCCCTCTCCCTGCCTACAACCAGCAGGACATCTATGGCAACCATCAGCAGCAGACTGTGCCTCCTCCTGGGCAGTTCATCAACGGTTACCACAGAAATGGCAACCTTATGCTGTTCAACCCTAGTCTACAAGGGTCTCTCAGTTCTGTCAGCAGTGGTGATCGGAAGAAACGAAATGTCACTATGGTTTAG